A genomic region of Brienomyrus brachyistius isolate T26 chromosome 6, BBRACH_0.4, whole genome shotgun sequence contains the following coding sequences:
- the LOC125744731 gene encoding troponin C, skeletal muscle-like gives MPTDAQTDARSFLSEEMIAEFKAAFDMFDSDGGGDISTKELGTVMRMLGQNPSREELDAIIEEVDEDGSGTIDFEEFLVMMVQQLKEDQAGKTEEELSECFRIFDKNGDGFIDREEFGDILRSIAEPLPEDEINELMADADKNNDGKIDFDEWLKMMENIQ, from the exons CCGACTGATGCTCAGACTGATGCTCGCTCCTTTCTGAGTGAGGAAATGATAGCCG AATTCAAGGCAGCCTTCGACATGTTTGACTCTGACGGTGGGGGTGACATCAGCACCAAAGAGCTAGGTACAGTGATGAGGATGCTGGGACAAAATCCCTCCCGAGAAGAGCTGGACGCCATTATTGAGGAGGTAGATGAGGATG GAAGCGGAACAATTGACTTTGAGGAGTtcctggtgatgatggtgcagcaGCTAAAGGAAGACCAGGCTGGAAAGACCGAGGAGGAGTTGTCAGAATGCTTCCGAATTTTCGACAA GAATGGTGATGGTTTCATTGACCGTGAGGAGTTTGGAGATATCTTGCGCTCCATTGCAGAACCTTTGCCTGAGGATGAAATCAATGAACTCATGGCTGATGCTGATAAAAACAATGATGGCAAGATTGACTTTGATG AGTGGCTGAAAATGATGGAAAACATACAATGA